One window of the Gambusia affinis linkage group LG13, SWU_Gaff_1.0, whole genome shotgun sequence genome contains the following:
- the phactr2 gene encoding phosphatase and actin regulator 2 isoform X5, translated as MEHDVDGLEKSSVASCDVVVDNASNTQNAHGSRQQRGKLSTLGKLFKPWKWRKKKTSDKFQDLSKVLERKISTRQTREELIRKGVLIPEQDEPISSENLNGHASSSLTPEEVKVDIESPEALVEEQAAGPISTEEKTSESSVTKPPARTNQVRPRDAAAKKQQSAAAATATRAGGATATRHKEGAPGAKKAAKTTGKAGASTQAKANPRHTNTTSRGVAKSSNPKKTGGVSKTTASTTATPRSRVPKDAAARSEGMPAKTIKKPDASASSPESQKTSTDAPSHPEDLKSSSPSSDNKPPSSKPSGSKAEGNQAICSKADLESKSALNDSASREETHKCLTREITDKSSHINQTTEDTSFTGDKDDRSQRDKRERTELEDRKDAKKQGETDCGKENDSRSAAGDSEKHPGLSVKTDQAEVTIIPDRPRDSQTSDSDSDGPILYRGDDDEEEDDEDEYTNNSLASKIRRRDTLNIKLGNRPSKEELEEKNILPRSSETERHELRQQIGSKLVRRLSQRPTTEELEQRNILKQINEAEEKEAKQEIKRRLTRKLSVRPTVAELIARRILRFNEYVEVTDAKDYDRRADKPWTRLTPADKAAIRKELNEFKSREMEVHEDSKQFTRFHRP; from the exons TTGATGGCCTGGAGAAATCATCTGTGGCCAGCTGTGATGTGGTGGTGGACAACGCCTCCAATACCCAGAATGCCCATGGCTCACGACAGCAGCGAGGGAAACTGTCAACCCTGGGAAAACTGTTCAAACCCTGGaagtggaggaagaagaaaaccagCGACAAGTTCCAGGATCTCTCCAAAG ttctAGAGAGAAAAATCTCCACTAGACAAACAAGAGAGGAGCTCATCAGGAAGGGGGTTCTTATCCCTGAGCAAG atGAGCCGATCAGTAGTGAAAATCTGAACGGCCATGCATCGTCCAGTTTAACTCCAGAGGAAGTCAAAGTGGACATCGAGTCTCCTGAAGCTCTGGTGGAGGAACAAGCCGCTGGACCAATCAgcacagaggaaaaaacatcag AGAGCTCCGTGACTAAACCACCTGCCCGGACAAACCAGGTGCGACCTCGAGACGCTGCAgctaaaaaacagcaaagtgccGCTGCGGCCACTGCCACCAGAGCCGGTGGCGCCACCGCAACGCGACACAAAGAAGGTGCTCCAGGAGCTAAAAAGGCAGCTAAAACCACAGGCAAGGCAGGCGCATCCACGCAGGCTAAAGCTAACCCACGGCACACTAACACCACAAGTCGAGGGGTTG CCAAATCCTCAAACCCAAAGAAGACGGGAGGCGTGAGTAAAACCACCGCCTCCACCACCGCCACACCTCGTTCTCGGGTGCCCAAAGATGCTGCGGCCCGGTCTGAAGGGATGCCTGCAAAGACCATCAAGAAACCAGACGCTTCAGCTTCTTCACCCGAATCTCAGAAAACCTCCACAGATGCTCCTAGTCATCCTGAGGACCTCAAATCATCTTCGCCTTCCTCAGACAACAAGCCTCCTTCATCCAAACCCTCAGGAAGCAAGGCAGAGGGAAATCAGGCTATTTGTTCGAAAGCTGATCTAGAGTCTAAATCGGCTCTAAATGACTCTGCTTCAAGGGAAGAGACTCACAAGTGTTTGACTCGTGAGATCACAGACAAGTCCTCTCATATCAACCAGACTACAGAGGACACCTCCTTCACAGGAGACAAAGACGACCGCTCTCAGAGGGACAAACGTGAAAGGACAGAATTAGAGGACAGAAAAGATGCGAAAAAGCAAGGAGAAACAGATTGTGGTAAAGAGAACGACTCCAG GTCAGCAGCGGGCGATTCGGAAAAGCATCCAGGTCTGAGCGTGAAGACGGACCAGGCTGAGGTGACGATTATCCCCGATAGGCCAAGAGACAGCCAGACCAGTGATTCTGATTCGGATGGACCCATCCTGTACCGGGgcgatgatgatgaagaagaggacGACGAAGATGAATACACAAACA ACTCCTTGGCCAGCAAGATCCGCCGACGAGACACGCTGAACATTAAGCTGGGCAACCGACCCAGCAAGGAGGAGttggaggagaaaaacattCTGCCAAGAAGCTCAGAGACGGAGAGGCACGAGCTCCGCCAGCAGATAGGCTCCAAATTAGTCAG ACGCCTGAGCCAAAGACCCACCACAGAGGAGCTGGAGCAGAGAAACATCCTCAAAC AAATAAATGAAGCTGAGGAGAAAGAAGCCAAGCAAGAGATTAAAAGGAGGCTCACCAGAAAG ctgagTGTGAGGCCTACAGTGGCAGAGCTAATTGCTCGGAGGATCCTGCGGTTCAATGAATATGTGGAGGTGACGGACGCCAAAGATTACGACCGTCGGGCAGACAAACCCTGGACACGGCTTACTCCCGCCGACAAG GCCGCTATCCGCAAGGAGCTGAATGAGTTTAAGAGCCGAGAGATGGAGGTTCATGAAGACAGCAAACAGTTTACAAG gTTCCATCGGCCATGA